DNA from Toxoplasma gondii ME49 chromosome X, whole genome shotgun sequence:
AGCGTCTCCGAAATCCGCGAAAAAAATATCACCTGAACCTTCTTGAAGAAGGATTTTCGACTCAAAGATATCTCGATGCAATACGCCTGCACGCTGAAGCGCTGCAGCAATCTCGATGAGGCGTTTCGCTACGAACaatctcgcttctctcggccAATGTGGGCCTACCAAGAGATTTCCTAGGGTGCATTTCATTAATGGATAGAAAACAAGGAAATTCCAAAACATCGTGAAGCTAAAGGGCGTTGTAATAAAGTCGCCGAACGCATGCCGTCGGCGAACAGTTAGAGGCAGCACCATACCCTTTTTTTGTacgttttcttcgccgtATGCCGCAACCAGCATATTGCGGACTGCAAACTCTTGCTGTAGATATTTGACAAGGTCCCGTAGTAAGGAACTACGCCTTCGGAATAAAGACTTGCGCACAAATTGCAACTTCACTGCAAAGTGTTCTCCGGTGGCCACCATTGTTCCCTTGAAGGCAATCCCACGGGTGCCTCGCCCAAGGACGGGACCTCGATAAAGTACCTCATACGTTCCGCCGGGCTCATCAGGTTCCAGAATTAAAAGTTTCCCGGAGGGAAACTTCTTTGCAAACAGCCGATCCACCGACGAATCTGGATCAGGCCAAGGTGTGACGTCTGGCGGCACAAATGCAGCAACCTGAGATTTCAACCACTCCCTACCCACTGTTTCGATGCGTTGCCACTCTTGCCGTTCGCTCAGCACAGCATTGTCCTCTGAT
Protein-coding regions in this window:
- a CDS encoding protein kinase (incomplete catalytic triad) (encoded by transcript TGME49_234950), with the translated sequence MTVAVNAMVTYGELERIFCTCTSHYFCSTVPQSGAVTSEGELQNETGPEGAQEGRGMEGDDPTVLSDTARAPGDRSNAQNRGEKSDVNLHASVVVPRETDNHGEFSVTLYPPRPAEEDKQSMEQSERPESEAVLQAKDDDEVSEDNAVLSERQEWQRIETVGREWLKSQVAAFVPPDVTPWPDPDSSVDRLFAKKFPSGKLLILEPDEPGGTYEVLYRGPVLGRGTRGIAFKGTMVATGEHFAVKLQFVRKSLFRRRSSLLRDLVKYLQQEFAVRNMLVAAYGEENVQKKGMVLPLTVRRRHAFGDFITTPFSFTMFWNFLVFYPLMKCTLGNLLVGPHWPREARLFVAKRLIEIAAALQRAGVLHRDIFESKILLQEGSGDIFFADFGDASGKHMQSGIAWIELQLAESSRLGHLVYYVYTGKTFTKFWKFRCTDNVLFHNDVNVKDVPLADKLIRNAIKALITCNKDKRILPQEITASIPFFRDEPEFYESK